The Paenibacillus sp. G2S3 region GCATGTCCCTTCGCAAATGGTTCGATTGGATGGATGGATCAGGGATCCTGCTCTTCACAATGGGTCTGGTTGCTCTCCTCATTGGATTACTCTCAGCAAAATCATCTGGGCACATCGCTTTAGAAAATGTCATTGTTTCACTGATAGGACTCGCTCTGCTGGGAGTATTCGTACGACATGAGTTAAAAGCGGCCTCACCTTTTATTCCTTTACGCACATTCGCTAAATATCCTGCGATGACTTGGGTTAATGTAGAGTTCATGCTCGTTAACGTACTTTATTACTCACTCTTTTTCGGAATTCCGTCCTACTTACAAATGGTTCGCCATATCAGCGAGTATCAAACAGGGATACTTATGCTAACCTTAGGCCTCTGTTCTCTAGTTACTTCGCCAATAGCAGGACGATGGATCGATAAATCCGGACCAGGACCGGCATTGCTGGTCTCTGCAATTTTAATGACTTTGGGATCGGTATGGCTCGTGACCTTGAATCAATCTTCACCGGTTATTAGCGTGTGTCTGGTTTTGGCTGCATTCGGGATTAGCAACGGGTTGAATAATGTAGGTATGCAAGCAGCTTTGTTCCAAAGTTCACCAAAGGAAATCATCGGTGTAGCATCCGGATTATTTAATACATCAAGATATATGGGAACTATCCTCTCTTCCTTGTTGATAGGAATCGTAATGAGAGATAAGTTCAGCTTCGAGGGGTTTCAAGTACTTGGGATTATTCTCACGATTATTGCATTATCTTTAGTATTCATGAGTCGTCGGCGCCGGAAGACAGGGGAGTTGCAAAAGCACTTAAATTGATTAACTACTAATAAGTTTGCGAATTTCTTTATAATCTTCATCCGTTATCAGTCCATCATAACTTGAGAAATCTAAAGTGAATTGCTTTTTAATAAAGAAAGTCCCTATGAATGATCGCATCATAAGGACTTTCTAATTGCAGCTTATTAAAGATTCTCCGTCACTTTTTTCTTGTGAATAAATAATCGAGCAGGTGACAACAAATAGACAATACTAATCAATCCAAACAAACAGGCGCTTACTTGAAAAGGCAACAGTTCATTTCCTGAGCTTCCCAGCCAGCCTCCAATTAGTGGACCAATAACTACCCCTAAACCTTCTATGGAAAACAATAGTCCCCAGCTGATCCCTACGGAATCTTCGGGAATGTAGCCAGCCATTAAGGCATTCCAAGAGGGAAGCAAAGCCGCATAAGCACACCCCAGCAGAAGCGAGAGCCCAATGGCGGCGGAGAAGGAGTTAATAGAAGTTAAGCCGAACAAGGCAACTGCAAACA contains the following coding sequences:
- a CDS encoding MFS transporter, whose amino-acid sequence is MSARNRWLMISVGLGILLNPLNSSMVSVAIPRLQNVFQLDYTGVSWIIFSFYIASSIAQPVMGKASDLFGRRKIFLTGLVVAFIASLLAPFAPSFAWLIVFRIVQAIGTSMMVAVGMAIVRIHVTEKQATALSVLSIFLSGAAAIGPFIGGVIIHWWGWPAIFFVNIPFVVVSFLLSWRNIPKENSSLTVASGMSLRKWFDWMDGSGILLFTMGLVALLIGLLSAKSSGHIALENVIVSLIGLALLGVFVRHELKAASPFIPLRTFAKYPAMTWVNVEFMLVNVLYYSLFFGIPSYLQMVRHISEYQTGILMLTLGLCSLVTSPIAGRWIDKSGPGPALLVSAILMTLGSVWLVTLNQSSPVISVCLVLAAFGISNGLNNVGMQAALFQSSPKEIIGVASGLFNTSRYMGTILSSLLIGIVMRDKFSFEGFQVLGIILTIIALSLVFMSRRRRKTGELQKHLN